GCGGAATTCGCGGTACGCCGTGTCGTAATCGGTGCGGTGCCGCAACAGAAAATCGCGTGCCTCGAGAAAAGCCTGCGCCGTCATCGTCTCGTCTCCTTCCGTCTCGCGCAGCGTGTGATCGTGCGTCGTGTGAGGGTGATCATACCGCCGTGGGAATGCGCACGGCGCGTCAGGCCAGCAGCTGCCGCGCGATCACCATGCGCTGCACTTCGCTCGTGCCCTCGTAGATCTGCGTGATGCGCGCGTCGCGGTAATGGCGCTCCACCTCGTAGTCGGCCAGATAGCCATAGCCGCCGTGGATCTGGATCGCGGCGCTGCACACGGCCTCCGACATCTCGGAGGCGAACAGCTTGGCCTGCGAGGCTTCCGACAGGCACGGCAGGCCCGCCGTGCGCAGCCGCGCGGCGTGATGCACGAGCAGGCGCGCCGCGTTCAGCTGGGTGGCCATGTCGGCGAGCTTCTCGGCGATCGCCTGATGCTCGGCGATCGGCTTGCCGAACTGGGTGCGCTCGGCCGCGTAGCGGCGCGCCTTGTCGAACGCCGCGCGCGCGATGCCCACCGCCTGGGCGGCGATGCCGATGCGCCCGCCCTCGAGGTTCGACAGCGCGATCTTGAGGCCCTCGCCGCGCGCGCCGAGCAGGTTCTCCTCGGGAATCTCGCAGTGCTCGAGCGTGATCGGGCAGGTGTCCGAGGCGCGGATGCCGAGCTTCTTCTCGGGCTTGCCGACCTGGAAGCCCGGCGTGTCGGTGGGCACGATGAAGGCCGACAGGCCGCGCTTGCCCAGCTCGGGATCGGTCATGGCAAAAACGATCGCCACCGCGGCGCGCGACGCGTTCGAGATGAACTGCTTGCTGCCGTCGAGCACCCAGCGGCCGTCCTTGAGCACCGCGCGCGTGCGCAGGTTGTTGGCCTCCGAGCCGGCCTGCGGCTCGGTCAGGCAGAACGAGCCGATCATGCGGCCCGAGGCCAGCCCGCGCAGCCAGCGGTCGCGCTGCGCGTCGGTACCGTAGGAAAGGATCGGACCGCAGCAGACCGAGTTCTGCACGCTCATCAGCGTCGAGCAGGAGGCGCAGCCGGCCGCGATCTCCTCCACCGCGAGCGCATAGGCGGTGTAGTCGGTATAGGAGCCTTCCCATTCGGCGGGCACCACCATGCCGAGCAGGCCGAGTTCGCCGAGCTGCGCGACCACGCCGTCGGGCAGCGCGCCGTCCTGGTCCCATTGCGCCGCGTTCGGCGCCAGCACTTCGGTGGAAAAATCCCGGACCGTATCGCGAATCATCCGCTGGTCTTCGGTATAGAGCGCATCCATGGCGGGCGAGTCTCCTGTCGGCGGCCGGGCGCCGCCGTCGTGGGACGACGCGGCCTGATCGTTGATGGCGCGGGTGCGCGGTGCAGCGATGCCCTCAGTGTAGGCAAGCGCGCGCGCCGTATCGATGCTCGCCGCACTCAATTACAATGATCGTTTTTGCCATACCGCCATCGCGCACCGCCACGCCGAGCCCCGCATGAAAGCCACCGACAAGGGAACCGTTTCCGCCCGCCTCGTCGAGACGAGCCTCGCGCTGGCGCAGCGGCGCGGCGCGGATCGCGACCGGCTGCTCGCGCAGGCCGGCATCGCGGCGGCGGCGCTCGCCGTGCCCGACGCGCACGTGAGCGCGCGCCAGTACGGCGCGCTCTGGAATGCGATCGCACGCACGCTCGACGACGAATTCTTCGGCCAGGATTCGCACCCGATGCGTAGCGGCACGTTCGTGGCGATGAGCCAGGCGGCGCTGGGCTCGCGCACCGGGCTCGGTGCGCTGGCGCGCGCGATCGGCGTGATGCGCGGCGTGCTCGACGACCTGCACGCCGAACTCGACGCCGACGCCACGCGCGTGCGCCTGCGCTTCGTGCATCGCGACGCCGCCGCGCCGCCGGCGTTCACCTACGCCACCTATTTCATCCTCGTCTACGGGCTCACCTGCTGGCTGATCGGGCGCCGCATCCCGGTACTGAGCGCGTGCCTGCGCAGCGCCGCGCCCGAGGTCCCGCGCGATTACCGGCAGATCTTCTGCGACGACCTGCGCTTCGGCGAGCCCCATTCCCACGTCGATTTCGATCCGGCCTTCGCGACGCTGCCGGTGGTGCAGACGCCCGCCTCGCTGAAGACGTTCCTGCGCAACGCGCCGGGCAACTTCATCGTCAAGTACCGCAATCCCGACTCGCTGGCGAGCCGCGTGCGCGCGATACTGCGCGCGCTGCCGCCCGCCGACTGGCCCGACGCGGCCGGGCTGGCCGCGCGGCTGCACGTGGCCGAGGCCACGCTGCGGCGCAAGCTGCGCCATGAAGGCGCGTCGTATCAGGACATCAAGGATGCGCTGCGCTACGAGATCGCCTGCGAGGCGCTGGCCGACCCGGCGCTGACCGTGGCCGACGTGGCCACGGCCGCCGGCTTCGCGGAGCCGAGCGCGTTCTACCGCGCGTTTCGCGGCTGGAGCGGATTGAGCCCGGCCGCGTGGCGCGAGCGCGGGGCGGCGGGACGCGGCTGAGCATGCCGCCAAGCGGCAAAGCAGGCGGCGCAACGCGCGACGCATCTGCCGTGGGAGGCAGGCTGCACGGCGCGCGCCGGGTGCGATGCAAGCCCGGGCGCGCGCCGCACGGGCGGCCGCGGCAAGCACGTCGCCGCGGGGCTCGCGGACAGGCCCGGAGCGCGGCGAGGCTCAGGTGCTGGTCGCCAGGCGCGGGCCGTTCTGAGCGCGCGAGGCCGGCGCCGCGGCCGACGTCGCGGATGCGGCAGGCGTGGCGGGCGTCACGCCCACCCAAGGCTCGATGCCTTGCTTTTCCACCTGCTCCAGGAACGAAACGCGGGTGCGCCAGTAGTCGGACTGCAGCTTCGCGTCGATCACGCGCTGCTCGGCGGTGAACAGTTCCATGCGGGCCGTGACGAGCATCGAGGCGGCGGTTTTCTCGGGGGTGGGCGCTTGCCGCATCACCCAACGACTGATCCAGTTCAACATGCTGACCTCCGTATCGACCGATGAATCGGAATGCGATGCCGGACCATGCCGGTCCGGCGACTGAGGATGTTGCAAGCTGCGCGCCGTGTCGTGCCCGGGCCCTGACGTCGTTCGACCCGCCTTGTCATCGTAGAGTCCCGACCTCGTTTCGGCGATGGCACCTTGCAATCTTTTACATCCGAAACCCATTTTTTCCGGCGCGGATTCGGCGCCATGCCCGCCGTGCGCGCCGCAAGGCCCCGCGGGACGGCGCTGCGCCGGGCCGGACCGGCAGCCGGGCACGGCAGCGGCAGGATAGCGGCGGCAGGAAGCATGCCCGGCGCGCGGCGAGCGCTTGCACAAGCGCGGTGCAATGCCTGCGGCCGCGATGCACGGCGCTGGCGAGCGCCGGCGCGGCGGGCCAGCGGTAGCCCTCGCGGGGCGCCCCGGGCCGGCCCGGCGCGTGTCACGGCGGCCTTGGCAAACGCGGCCGGCGGCGCCGGCCGGGCGTGATCGATGCGCGCGCAACGACCGGCGCATCGGCCCGGCCATTGCGGCCGACGGCACGCCGGCGGGCGCGGACGGGCCGGGCATGATCTCGCGGCTTTTTTGGCGACTTATCGTAGCGGAGGCCGGCGCGCGGGGCGGCCCGTGCGCCATCGCGGGCCGGCGCCGCGCCGGCCGCGGCATGCGCCGCATCAAGGCCGCGCGGCGGCAGGCGTGATGCGGTGCAGCGCGCCCGATAGGCGCGCGGTCGCACTGCGTTTACAATCCAGCCGCGCAATTCAGCCGTGCCGCCCTGCTCGTGCCCCGGCCCGAGGCAGCCGGCCATGCACGTCACGACACACCAACGAGCGTCGCGCACCACGACCAACGACCGGAGAATGCCCTTCATGGACTCGATCAAACGGTATTTCGGCTTCGCCGAGGCCGGTACCGACCTGCGCACGGAACTGCTCGCGGGCGTCACCACCTTCCTGACGATGGCCTACATCATCTTCGTGAATCCGGCGATCCTCGGCGACGCGGGCATGCCGAAGGAGTCGGTGTTCGTGGCGACCTGCCTGGTGGCCGCGCTCGCCTCGCTGATCATGGGCCTCTACGCGAACTACCCGGTGGCCTGCGCGCCCGGCATGGGCCTGAACGCCTATTTCGCCTACGCGGTGGTCAAGGGCATGGGCTTCACGTGGCAGGCCGCGCTCGGCGCGGTGTTCATCTCCGGCTGCCTGTTCCTGCTGGTCACGCTGTTCCGCGTGCGCGAGGCCATCATCAACGGCATCCCGAAGACGCTGCGCGTCGCGATCACGGCCGGCATCGGCCTGTTCCTCGGCATCATCTCGCTGAAGACGGCGGGCGTGATCGTCGGCAGCCCGGCCACGCTCGTCACGCTCGGCAACCTGCACGAGCCCACCACCCTGCTCGCCATCGTCGGCTTCTTCGTGATCGTCACGCTCGACGCGCTGCGCGTGCGCGGCGCGATCCTGATCGGCATCGTGACGGTCACCGTGCTGTCGTTCTTCTTCGGCGGCAACCAGTTCCACGGCATCGTCTCGGCGCCGCCGTCGATCTCGCCCACGCTGTTCCAGCTCGACATCCACGCCGCGCTCGCCACCGGCGTGATCAACGTGATCCTGGTGTTCTTCCTGGTCGAGCTGTTCGACGCCACCGGCACGCTGATGGGCGTGGCCAATCGCGCGGGCCTGCTGGTGGAAGGCAAGATGGATCGCCTGAACCGCGCGCTGCTGGCCGACAGCACCGCGATCGTCGCGGGCTCGGTGCTCGGCACCTCGTCCACCACCGCCTACATCGAAAGCGCCTCGGGCGTGCAGGCGGGCGGGCGCACCGGGATGACCGCGGTGACCGTGGCGGTGCTGTTCCTGGCGTGCCTGTTCATCGCGCCGCTCGCGGGCGTGGTGCCCGCCTACGCCACCGCGCCCGCGCTGCTCTACGTGTCGTGCCTGATGCTGCGCGACATGGTGGACGTGCCGTGGGACGACGCCACCGAGGCCGTGCCCGCCGCGCTGACCGCGCTGCTGATGCCGTTCACCTACTCGATCGCCAACGGCGTGGCGTTCGGCTTCATCGCCTACGCCGGGCTCAAGCTGCTGACGGGCCGCCTGAAGGAAGTGAAGGCGGTGGTCTGGATCATCGCGATCGTGTTCCTGTTCCGCTACTTCTACCTCGGCGCCGACTGAGTCCGGCGCGGCCGCTGCAACGGGTGCCGCGTTTTGCGGCCAGGCCGCCGCCGGGGTGGCTATACTGTACGCCCCGGCTGCCTTTCCCGAGACCCATGCGGCGCGTCCCCTGTTCGATCGTTCTCCTGCTCGGCTACGCCTGCGCGGCACCCGCGGCGTTCGCCGAGGCAGCCGTGCCCGCGCCCGCGTCGCTCACGCAGGCGAACGCGCCGGCCAGGGGGCCGGTGTCCGCCTACCTGATCCGCAAGTTCGGCGTCGCGAAGCGCAAGGCCGAGCAGATCTCCGATGCCGTCTCGCTGGCCGCGGCGAAGTATTCGCTGCCGCCCGCCGTGCTGCTCGCGATCATCTCGATCGAGTCGCGCTTTCGCGAAAAGGCAAGGGGCGCGAACGGCGCCACCGGGCTGATGCAGGTCGTGCCGTCCGCGCATCGCGGGCTGCTGCGCAGCGTGAAGGATTTGACCGAGCCCACCGCCAACATCAACGCCGGCTCCGCGATCCTCTACGGCTACATGCAGGCCGCCAACGGCGACCTCGACATCGCGATGCGCCGCTACGGCGGCTCGCAGGCCTATGCGCAGAAGATCCGGCTGCGCGCCGAGGAGTTCGACAAGGACCTGCGGCCCGCCGGGCCGGCCACGCCCGACGCGGACGCTGATGCGGATTCGAGCGAGCCGCGCGAGACGGTACCGCGCTCCCGCGCGAAATAGGGCGCCGGCGCCGTCAATCCAGATTCGCCTCGTAGAAGCGCACGTAACCGCTGCGCAGCGTCACGCAGCGCGCCCGCGTGTCGGCGAGCAGCCGCCGGGCGGCGGCCTCGATGCGCGGCCGGTGCGTCGAGAATGCCCCCACCATGTCCTCGAAACGCGGCGAGGCCGCACCGAAATGCGATTCGAGCGCCTCGGCCGTGATCTGGCACTGCACCGGTTCGCCATCGACCAGCGCCGTGAAGGCCAGCGTCAGCTCGCGCCCCGAGTAGGCGGGAGCTTCGTTCGGAAAGTGGATCTGCATGGGTGCGCCTTTGCCGTGACGGGAATGCCAAAGGCCGCGCAGAGCGCCGTCGGCCGCATCGGCCCGGCCTGCGCGGGACGGCCGGCGAGCGGCCCGCGCGGGCAGCAGGATCGCGCGGCGGGCGGCGCCGGTTGTCTCCACTGTAGACGCTTTCGCCGCACACGCAAGGCGCAAACCAGGCAACCGGCGCGCCGCCGGATGCGGCGCGCCCCGCACCGCGGCTCGTGCCGGCGCCCGCCACGCGGGCGGCCGGCATGGTGCGGTGCGCAAGACGCGTTGCCCGCAGGCGCGAGCCCGGCTGCGGACGGCCGGCCGGCGGCATCGGCGGAATTGCGGTCGCGCGAGGCGCCGCGCGCTTGTATCATGACGCGTGCCGGCGCGGGCCTCCCGCGCCGGCACCACAATCGGAGTGCCGCCCACGGCTCCCTGGAGACAGACATGCCGCAATCCACCGTGCTGCCCGCCGCCGACAGCCGTCTCGACCTGCTCGCGCAGGCGCATGCGCGTTCCACATCGGGCGGCCTGCGCGCCTCCGACCGCCCCGACTACGCTCCGCTTTCGCCGCGCGCGATGCGCGAGCTGATCGACGGCAACCGCTCGCTCTACACGCACGCGCTGCCCGTGATGGAAGCGCTGCATGCGCAGATCGCCGACACCGAGAGCCTGGTACTCCTGACCGATCGCGAAGGCCTGGTCCTGCACAGCATCGGCGACGCCGATTTCGTCGAGAAGGCGAACCGCGTCGCGCTGCGGCCCGGCGCATCGTGGGCCGAGGGAACGCGCGGCACCAACGCGATCGGCACCGCGCTGGCCGCGAAACAGGCCGTCACCGTGCATGGCAACGAGCACTTCCTGCGCGCGAATCACGTCTTGTCATGCTCGTGCGCACCGATCACCGACCCGTTCGGGCGCCTGCTCGGCGCGCTCGACGTGAGCGGCGACCCGCGCGGCTTCGGCCCGCACACGCTCGCGCTCGTGAAGATGTCGGCGCAGCTGATCGAGAACCACCTGTTCGCGAACGCCTGCGACGCCGCCCTGCGGGTCCGTTTTCACGCGCATGCCGAATTCGTCGATTCGCTGTTCGGCGGGCTGGTGGCGTTCCGGCCCGACGGCACGCTGCTGGCCGCCAACCGCAGCGCGCAGTTCCAGCTCGGCGCGACCCTCGACACGCTGCAGGACCAGGGCTGCAACGCGCTGTTCGGCGTGCCGTTCGCGCGGCTGGCCGACCACGCCGCGCGCGACGCCGGCGCGACGCTGGCCCTCACGCTCGCCTCCGGGGTGCGCGTGTTCGCGCGCTGCGAGTACGCCGACGCGCCGCGCACCGGGGCCGCCGCCGCGCGGCCGGCCGCCCCGGCCGCCCCGGCCACTCCGGCGGCGGCACGCCCGGCCGGCACCGTGCCCGCGCTGCCCGATGCCGGCGATGCGCCCCCGGAGGCGATCACCTTCGCCACGCTCGATACCGGCGATGCGCGGCTGGCCGCGATCCTGCAGCGGGTCGGCAAGATTCGCGGGCGCGACCTGCCGGTGCTGATCCTCGGCGAGACCGGCACCGGCAAGGAGTGGCTCGCGCGGGCGCTGCATCATGCTTCGCCGCGCCGCGACGGCCCGTTCGTGGCCGTCAACTGCGCCGCGCTGCCCGATTCGCTGATCGAGGCCGAGCTGTTCGGCTATGAGGACGGCGCGTTCACGGGCGCGCGGCGGCGCGGCAACCCGGGCCGGATCGTGCAGGCCGACGGCGGCACGCTGTTCCTGGACGAGATCGGCGACATGCCGCTCGCGCAGCAGGTGCGGCTGATGCGGGTGCTGCAGGAGCGCGCCGTGGTGCCGCTCGGCGGCGGCCGCGCACTGCCGGTGGACATCCGGGTGGTCTGCGCCACGCACCGCGACCTGCGCGCGATGATCGCCGAGCAGACGTTTCGCGAGGATCTCTACTATCGGATCAACGGGCTCGCCGTCACGCTGCCGCCGCTCGCCCAACGCAGCGATCAGGCCGAGCTGGTGCGGCGCATGCTGGCCCGGCTCGCGCGCAGCGAAACGCTGCCCACGCGCGTGTCCGACGCCGTCATCGAGGCGTTCGCGCGCTGCCGCTGGCCCGGCAACCTGAGGCAGATGGCCAACGTGCTGCGCACCGCCGGCATGCTGGCCGACGATGCGCCCGAGATCGACGTGGAGCACCTGCCGGACGACTTCTGGCTCGACTGCCCCGCGGAACCGGCCGGGCCGGCCGGCATCGCGGCGCGTGCCGCCGCGCCGGCCGCGTCCGCCTCGCCCGCCCCCGCCACCACGCTCGACGCGCACCAGGCCTCGTTGATCGACAGCACGCTCGCGCGCCATCGCGGCAATGTGTCGGCGGCCGCGCGCGAACTGGGGCTTGCACGCAACACCGTCTACCGGCACCTGCGGCGGCGCCGCGCCCAGCCCTGAGGACGGCGGGCGCTTCGGGTATGCTGACGGTCCCGCCGCCCGCGCGGCATCGACCGTTGCGCCGCCGATGACCACCGATCCGTCCGAACCCGCTTACCGCGTGCGTGTCGAGCCGCTTGGCGCGAGCTTCGACGCGCCCGACTCGCTGTCGCTGCTCGAGGCCGCCGGCTTCGAGGGCGTGTCGCTGCCGCGCTCGTGCCGCAACGGCACCTGCCGAACCTGCCTGTGCCGGCTGCGCGAGGGCAGCGTGCGATACCGGATCGAATGGCCCGGGCTCAGCGCGCAGGAGAAACGCGAGGGGTGGATCCTGCCTTGCGTGGCCGTCGCCGAATCGGATCTGGTGATCGAGTACGAGGGGATGGAGGCGTTTTCGCGGTAGCGGGCCGTCACTCGAACGGCACCACGGCCGCTCCCCATCCCCGCCCTCCTGTTTCGCCCGCCGCGCGAATCGGCGAGAATCGCGTGTCCACTCCCGCCCCTCACGCCCATGGATTTCGACGTCATCGTCCTCGGCGCCGGCATCGTCGGCGTCAGCGTTGCCGTGCATCTTCAGGATCGCGGCCGGCGCGTCGCGCTCGTCGATCGCCAGGCGCCCGGGCTCGGCACGAGCTTCGGCAACGCGGGGCTGATCGAGCGTTCGTCGGTCATGCCCTACGCGTTCCCGCGCAGCCCGCTCACGCTGCTGCGCTACGCGGCCAATCAGGCTACCGCGATGTACTGGCATCCGCCCTCGCTGCCCGGCTTCGCGCCATGGCTGCTGCGCTTCTGGCACGAATCCGCGCCGGCACGCCACGCCGCGGCGGCACGCGACATGCGCGCGCTGATCGAGCGCAGCGTGATCGAGCACGACGCGCTCACGGCACGCAGCGCCGAGGCCGCCGCCCTGGTGCGCGCGAGCGGCTGGATCGAGGCGTTCCGTTCGCCGCGCGCATTCGAGCGGGGCGCCGCGCAGGCAGCCGCGCTGGCCCGCTCGCACGGCCTGCGTTA
The window above is part of the Burkholderia glumae LMG 2196 = ATCC 33617 genome. Proteins encoded here:
- a CDS encoding acyl-CoA dehydrogenase family protein, whose translation is MDALYTEDQRMIRDTVRDFSTEVLAPNAAQWDQDGALPDGVVAQLGELGLLGMVVPAEWEGSYTDYTAYALAVEEIAAGCASCSTLMSVQNSVCCGPILSYGTDAQRDRWLRGLASGRMIGSFCLTEPQAGSEANNLRTRAVLKDGRWVLDGSKQFISNASRAAVAIVFAMTDPELGKRGLSAFIVPTDTPGFQVGKPEKKLGIRASDTCPITLEHCEIPEENLLGARGEGLKIALSNLEGGRIGIAAQAVGIARAAFDKARRYAAERTQFGKPIAEHQAIAEKLADMATQLNAARLLVHHAARLRTAGLPCLSEASQAKLFASEMSEAVCSAAIQIHGGYGYLADYEVERHYRDARITQIYEGTSEVQRMVIARQLLA
- a CDS encoding AraC family transcriptional regulator, giving the protein MLAALNYNDRFCHTAIAHRHAEPRMKATDKGTVSARLVETSLALAQRRGADRDRLLAQAGIAAAALAVPDAHVSARQYGALWNAIARTLDDEFFGQDSHPMRSGTFVAMSQAALGSRTGLGALARAIGVMRGVLDDLHAELDADATRVRLRFVHRDAAAPPAFTYATYFILVYGLTCWLIGRRIPVLSACLRSAAPEVPRDYRQIFCDDLRFGEPHSHVDFDPAFATLPVVQTPASLKTFLRNAPGNFIVKYRNPDSLASRVRAILRALPPADWPDAAGLAARLHVAEATLRRKLRHEGASYQDIKDALRYEIACEALADPALTVADVATAAGFAEPSAFYRAFRGWSGLSPAAWRERGAAGRG
- a CDS encoding NCS2 family permease; translation: MDSIKRYFGFAEAGTDLRTELLAGVTTFLTMAYIIFVNPAILGDAGMPKESVFVATCLVAALASLIMGLYANYPVACAPGMGLNAYFAYAVVKGMGFTWQAALGAVFISGCLFLLVTLFRVREAIINGIPKTLRVAITAGIGLFLGIISLKTAGVIVGSPATLVTLGNLHEPTTLLAIVGFFVIVTLDALRVRGAILIGIVTVTVLSFFFGGNQFHGIVSAPPSISPTLFQLDIHAALATGVINVILVFFLVELFDATGTLMGVANRAGLLVEGKMDRLNRALLADSTAIVAGSVLGTSSTTAYIESASGVQAGGRTGMTAVTVAVLFLACLFIAPLAGVVPAYATAPALLYVSCLMLRDMVDVPWDDATEAVPAALTALLMPFTYSIANGVAFGFIAYAGLKLLTGRLKEVKAVVWIIAIVFLFRYFYLGAD
- a CDS encoding transglycosylase SLT domain-containing protein — translated: MRRVPCSIVLLLGYACAAPAAFAEAAVPAPASLTQANAPARGPVSAYLIRKFGVAKRKAEQISDAVSLAAAKYSLPPAVLLAIISIESRFREKARGANGATGLMQVVPSAHRGLLRSVKDLTEPTANINAGSAILYGYMQAANGDLDIAMRRYGGSQAYAQKIRLRAEEFDKDLRPAGPATPDADADADSSEPRETVPRSRAK
- a CDS encoding DUF1488 domain-containing protein; translated protein: MQIHFPNEAPAYSGRELTLAFTALVDGEPVQCQITAEALESHFGAASPRFEDMVGAFSTHRPRIEAAARRLLADTRARCVTLRSGYVRFYEANLD
- a CDS encoding sigma-54-dependent Fis family transcriptional regulator → MPQSTVLPAADSRLDLLAQAHARSTSGGLRASDRPDYAPLSPRAMRELIDGNRSLYTHALPVMEALHAQIADTESLVLLTDREGLVLHSIGDADFVEKANRVALRPGASWAEGTRGTNAIGTALAAKQAVTVHGNEHFLRANHVLSCSCAPITDPFGRLLGALDVSGDPRGFGPHTLALVKMSAQLIENHLFANACDAALRVRFHAHAEFVDSLFGGLVAFRPDGTLLAANRSAQFQLGATLDTLQDQGCNALFGVPFARLADHAARDAGATLALTLASGVRVFARCEYADAPRTGAAAARPAAPAAPATPAAARPAGTVPALPDAGDAPPEAITFATLDTGDARLAAILQRVGKIRGRDLPVLILGETGTGKEWLARALHHASPRRDGPFVAVNCAALPDSLIEAELFGYEDGAFTGARRRGNPGRIVQADGGTLFLDEIGDMPLAQQVRLMRVLQERAVVPLGGGRALPVDIRVVCATHRDLRAMIAEQTFREDLYYRINGLAVTLPPLAQRSDQAELVRRMLARLARSETLPTRVSDAVIEAFARCRWPGNLRQMANVLRTAGMLADDAPEIDVEHLPDDFWLDCPAEPAGPAGIAARAAAPAASASPAPATTLDAHQASLIDSTLARHRGNVSAAARELGLARNTVYRHLRRRRAQP
- a CDS encoding 2Fe-2S iron-sulfur cluster-binding protein — protein: MTTDPSEPAYRVRVEPLGASFDAPDSLSLLEAAGFEGVSLPRSCRNGTCRTCLCRLREGSVRYRIEWPGLSAQEKREGWILPCVAVAESDLVIEYEGMEAFSR